In the Lepus europaeus isolate LE1 chromosome 18, mLepTim1.pri, whole genome shotgun sequence genome, one interval contains:
- the LOC133777123 gene encoding zinc finger protein 883-like isoform X1, producing the protein MIAFEDLAVFFTWEEWQNMNQAQKILYRDVMLETYSSLFSLGYCMTKPDLIFKLEQGAEPWMGEECLHQSLPVAMKLDELIKTNQKSLEENLNQNVMKNNNTLTPKRVEFRKTLHLSISHIPKLSIKKRNYSGIKPEECSICQNVYPHCGPDQLQAGEKFDATTVPGNTLQFCEPLNEQHKIQTMEQALEQIGQGKVFKRKNIFYGSEKLFMVETCNKPTATIGKTTQILQDFHKKSNLSIHQQSPKRENVYKYIGPVEPVIYQSYVRMNHRPNIEKKSYACNTCGKSFSNKFCHPLHHSTHIVENPHVCNDCRETTHQKSALIRHQRIHTRLKSYKCNDCGKFFGQKKYLIHHQRIHTGEKPYECNDCGKAFGQKSNLRKHQRSHTGDKPYECNGCGKAFGRKSILINHQRSHTGERPYECNDCGKAFGQKSHLRKHQRSHTGDKPYECNDCGKAFGRKSHLRKHQRSHTGEKPYECNDCGKAFGQKINLINHQRIHTGEKPYECNDCGNAFSQKSALTNHQRIHTGEKPYECSDCGKIFGQKSNLKTHQRIHTGEKPYECSDCGKTFGQKINLINHQRIHTRDKPYECNDCGKTFGQKPHLKMHQRIHTRDKPYECNDCGKTFGQKSQLKMHQRSHTMEKAYK; encoded by the exons atgatagcatttgaagacctggctgtgttctttacctgggaggaatggcagaacatgaaccaagctcagaaaatcctgtacagggatgtgatgctggagacctacagcagcctgtTCTCCCTGG ggtACTGCATgaccaaacctgacttgatcttcaagttggagcaaggagcagagccctggATGGGGGAAGAATGCCTACatcagagccttccag tTGCCATGAAACTGGATGAACTGATTAAGACCAACCAGAAAAGTCTGGAGGAAAATCTGAATCagaatgttatgaaaaataataacacaTTAACTCCCAAGAGAGTTGAATTCAGAAAAACACTTCATTTAAGTATAAGCCATATTCCAAAACTGAGTATCAAAAAGAGAAACTATTCAGGAATAAAACCTGAAGAATGTAGTATATGTCAGAATGTGTATCCCCATTGTGGGCCTGATCAGCTAcaagctggagagaaatttgatgcTACTACGGTACCTGGGAACactctccagttctgtgagcctcTTAATGAACAGCACAAAATTCAGACCATGGAGCAGGCACTTGAACAAATTGGACAAGGGAAAGTcttcaaaaggaagaatatatTCTATGGATCTGAGAAGCTTTTTATGGTAGAAACCTGTAATAAGCCAACTGCCACTATTGGCAAGACAACTCAAATACTACAAGATTTCCATAAAAAGTCTAACCTCAGTATACATCAACAAAGTCCCAAAAGAGAGAACGTTTATAAATATATTGGGCCTGTGGAACCTGTCATTTACCAATCATATGTTAGAATGAATCATAGACCAAATATAGAGAAGAAATCGTATGCATGTAACACTTGTGGGAAGTCATTCAGTAATAAATTCTGCCATCCCCTCCATCACAGCACTCATATAGTGGAAAACCCTCATGTGTGTAATGATTGTAGAGAAACCACTCACCAGAAGTCAGCTCTCAttagacatcagagaattcacacaaggttgaaatcttataaatgtaatgactgtgggaagTTCTTTGGCCAGAAGAAATACCTCATacatcatcagagaattcacacaggggagaaaccttatgaatgcaatgactgtggaaaagcctttggccagaagtcaaacctcagaaagcatcagagaagtcacacaggggataagccttatgaatgcaatggctgtggaaaagcctttggccggaAGTCAatcctcataaatcatcagagaagtcacacaggggagaggccttatgagtgcaatgactgtggaaaagcctttggccagaagtcacacctcagaaagcatcagagaagtcacacaggggataagccttatgagtgcaatgactgtggaaaagcctttggccggaagtcacacctcagaaagcatcagagaagtcacacaggggagaagccttatgaatgcaatgactgtggaaaagcctttggccagaagataaacctcataaatcatcagagaattcacacaggggagaaaccttatgaatgcaatgactgtggaaatgcCTTTAGCCAGAAATCAGCACTcacaaatcatcagagaattcacacaggggagaaaccttatgaatgcagtgactgtgggaaaatctttggccagaagtcaaacctcaaaacgcatcagagaattcacacaggggagaaaccttatgaatgcagtgactgtgggaaaacctttggccagaagataaacctcataaatcatcagagaattcacacacgggataagccttatgaatgcaatgactgtggaaaaacctttggccagaagcCACACCtcaaaatgcatcagagaattcacacacgggataagccttatgaatgcaatgactgtggaaaaacctttggccagaagtcacaactcaaaatgcatcagagaagtcacaccatggagaaagcttataaatga
- the LOC133777123 gene encoding zinc finger protein OZF-like isoform X2 encodes MKLDELIKTNQKSLEENLNQNVMKNNNTLTPKRVEFRKTLHLSISHIPKLSIKKRNYSGIKPEECSICQNVYPHCGPDQLQAGEKFDATTVPGNTLQFCEPLNEQHKIQTMEQALEQIGQGKVFKRKNIFYGSEKLFMVETCNKPTATIGKTTQILQDFHKKSNLSIHQQSPKRENVYKYIGPVEPVIYQSYVRMNHRPNIEKKSYACNTCGKSFSNKFCHPLHHSTHIVENPHVCNDCRETTHQKSALIRHQRIHTRLKSYKCNDCGKFFGQKKYLIHHQRIHTGEKPYECNDCGKAFGQKSNLRKHQRSHTGDKPYECNGCGKAFGRKSILINHQRSHTGERPYECNDCGKAFGQKSHLRKHQRSHTGDKPYECNDCGKAFGRKSHLRKHQRSHTGEKPYECNDCGKAFGQKINLINHQRIHTGEKPYECNDCGNAFSQKSALTNHQRIHTGEKPYECSDCGKIFGQKSNLKTHQRIHTGEKPYECSDCGKTFGQKINLINHQRIHTRDKPYECNDCGKTFGQKPHLKMHQRIHTRDKPYECNDCGKTFGQKSQLKMHQRSHTMEKAYK; translated from the coding sequence ATGAAACTGGATGAACTGATTAAGACCAACCAGAAAAGTCTGGAGGAAAATCTGAATCagaatgttatgaaaaataataacacaTTAACTCCCAAGAGAGTTGAATTCAGAAAAACACTTCATTTAAGTATAAGCCATATTCCAAAACTGAGTATCAAAAAGAGAAACTATTCAGGAATAAAACCTGAAGAATGTAGTATATGTCAGAATGTGTATCCCCATTGTGGGCCTGATCAGCTAcaagctggagagaaatttgatgcTACTACGGTACCTGGGAACactctccagttctgtgagcctcTTAATGAACAGCACAAAATTCAGACCATGGAGCAGGCACTTGAACAAATTGGACAAGGGAAAGTcttcaaaaggaagaatatatTCTATGGATCTGAGAAGCTTTTTATGGTAGAAACCTGTAATAAGCCAACTGCCACTATTGGCAAGACAACTCAAATACTACAAGATTTCCATAAAAAGTCTAACCTCAGTATACATCAACAAAGTCCCAAAAGAGAGAACGTTTATAAATATATTGGGCCTGTGGAACCTGTCATTTACCAATCATATGTTAGAATGAATCATAGACCAAATATAGAGAAGAAATCGTATGCATGTAACACTTGTGGGAAGTCATTCAGTAATAAATTCTGCCATCCCCTCCATCACAGCACTCATATAGTGGAAAACCCTCATGTGTGTAATGATTGTAGAGAAACCACTCACCAGAAGTCAGCTCTCAttagacatcagagaattcacacaaggttgaaatcttataaatgtaatgactgtgggaagTTCTTTGGCCAGAAGAAATACCTCATacatcatcagagaattcacacaggggagaaaccttatgaatgcaatgactgtggaaaagcctttggccagaagtcaaacctcagaaagcatcagagaagtcacacaggggataagccttatgaatgcaatggctgtggaaaagcctttggccggaAGTCAatcctcataaatcatcagagaagtcacacaggggagaggccttatgagtgcaatgactgtggaaaagcctttggccagaagtcacacctcagaaagcatcagagaagtcacacaggggataagccttatgagtgcaatgactgtggaaaagcctttggccggaagtcacacctcagaaagcatcagagaagtcacacaggggagaagccttatgaatgcaatgactgtggaaaagcctttggccagaagataaacctcataaatcatcagagaattcacacaggggagaaaccttatgaatgcaatgactgtggaaatgcCTTTAGCCAGAAATCAGCACTcacaaatcatcagagaattcacacaggggagaaaccttatgaatgcagtgactgtgggaaaatctttggccagaagtcaaacctcaaaacgcatcagagaattcacacaggggagaaaccttatgaatgcagtgactgtgggaaaacctttggccagaagataaacctcataaatcatcagagaattcacacacgggataagccttatgaatgcaatgactgtggaaaaacctttggccagaagcCACACCtcaaaatgcatcagagaattcacacacgggataagccttatgaatgcaatgactgtggaaaaacctttggccagaagtcacaactcaaaatgcatcagagaagtcacaccatggagaaagcttataaatga